ATCACCCAGAACATGTATACCCTGATGGCCGAAGGCTTCAAGCGGGCCGACCAGGAAGATGCCGTGCGGGTCGTGGTGTTGTGCGGCACCCAGGGCATCTTTACTTCCGGCAACGACATCGGAGACTTCATGGCTCGCGCCTCCAATCCGAGTGACGAGGTGCCCTCGGCCAGTGCCGACTTTTTCGAAGCGGTCATCTCCCTGCGCAAACCCCTGATTGCAGCGGTGCAGGGTTTTGCCATCGGCATCGGCACCACCATGTTGCTGCACTGCGATATGGTCTTCGCCGGCAAAAGCGCCCTCTTCAGTACCCCTTTCGTCAACCTCGGCCTATGCCCTGAATTCGGTTCGTCCTACGTTTTGCCGCGCCTGGTCGGCCGCCAGCGCGCCTCGGAGCTCTTCCTGCTCGGCGAACGCATATCTTCGGAAAAGGCCTGCGAACTGGGTATCGTCAACCGGGTCATCGCCGACGATACCCTCATGGACGAGGTGATGGAGATCGCCCGCAGACTGGCCCGCAAATCCCCGGCCGGCCTCATGGCCACCAAGCAACTCATTAAGGGTTACACGGCTCAAAACGTCCGCGAGGCTATCCAGACCGACGGGGCCATGTTCGCGAAGCTGATGTCCGGTCCCCAGGCCCGCGAAGCCTTCGAAGCTTTCGCCGCCAAGCGTGAACCGGATTTTTCGAAATTCTAAATTCTGCACTCGAAAGAAAACTCAAAAACCCGCAGAACTTGCATGCCGGAGCCGATCCGTCATGCTGAACTCGCAAGACTTCTGAATGACATAAAAAATCTATGACAAACGGATTTCTGCCGAACAACAAGAAAGTCGGATTCGGCACTATTTGCGTAACCAGGGTCGATTTTGTGCTTAAGGCTTTCAGTCTACCGCCCATTATTCTCCTTTTCGACAAAAGATCTATCTGCCCCATCCGGCTTGACAATCATTAAAATCGGACATTCTTCAATGAACTGCATTGACTGGACAAAGGCCCCCTGATAAGAAGCCGGGCACGTGTGGTAAACCAGTAAAACAAAACCGGTTAACGAAATGGAGGCTAAAAATTCATGATTAATTGCAAAATCGCCGACATTGCTGAAAAAATCATCTCGTTCGATGATTGGAAAACATCTCATGAGCAGGCCCTTGCGCTGATTCCCAATACTGAGGAGACGATATTGGATTTGATCGGTTGCGCCAACAAGATCCGGCAGCGGTTCAAGGTGCAGCCGGTATTCAGGTGCGGCATCGTCAATGCCAAAAGCGGCCGGTGCGCGGAGAATTGCGCGTTCTGTGCGCAGTCGGCGCACCATCGCAGCGCGGTGGATATCTACGGACTGCGTTCGGCAGATGAGCTGGTCGATGAAGGGTTACGGTTGGCGGCAGCCGGTGCCACGCACTACGGGATCGTGACCAGCGGGACGGCGTTGAACGAATCGGAGATCGATACGGTGTGCCGGGTTGCGGAGCGGTTGCGGGCTGGCAGCGGGTTGCACCTGTGTGCTTCATTGGGCCTGCTTTCCGATTCGGCGGCACGCAAGCTCAAAGCCGCCGGAATCGATCGGTATCACCACAATCTGGAGACGGCCCGCAGCTATTTCGACCAGATCTGCACCACCCATTCCTACGATGAGATGATCGCCACCATTCGGACCGCCCGGGCGGCCGGGTTGGAGGTGTGCAGCGGAGGGATTTTCGGGATGGGCGAGTCCTGGCCCCAGCGCGTCGAGCTGGCGTTTCAACTCAGGGAGCTGGAGGTGGATTCGGTGCCCGTCAATTTTCTCAATCCCATCCCGGGCACGCGCATGGAGGGGCGATCGCCCCTGCCGCCTCTGGAAGCCCTGGCCTGCATCGCCTTGTTTCGCTTTATTCACCCCCACAGGGACATCACGGTGTGCGGCGGACGCGAGTTGACCCTCAAGGATTTTCAGTCCTGGGTCTTTTTGGCCGGCGCCAACGGCCTGATGGTGGGCAATTACCTGACCACCCGGGGTCGCGGCATCGAGACGGACCTGGAGATGATCGCGGCGCTGGGATTGACGGTATCCTAGCGGTTCGTACAGATTTCACTTCCATTGACCCCACCGGATAGCGACGCTCGCCGGCATGGTCCCAGCGCCGCCGTCCCTTGCCATTTCATTTTTCGAGGCTATATTGTTCGTGCTTTAAATTCCGCTTGCCGTTCTTGCCATGCCGATAGCTGCATGGACGATAGTTCATCCTTGGACAACGATACCACGGGCGCCATCCGGTTCTTTCTGAATTGAAGGGAGATGCGTCGGTTTTCCGTCCGAAACACGGTGTGTCGTGGATCGGTCGTGTTCGTCGGCGATTGAATAGGGTGTATGTATTTAAATTGAAGGCGCAAAAGAAAGGAGCGGTTTATGCAGGAAAGAGGATGGGGATGGATGGTGTTGGCAATGGTGCTGGCGGTGGCCGTGGCGGGATGTGCGACCCAGGCGTTGTCGCCGCCGCCGCAATTTACCCCGGAGCCGATTCAAAAGGGGATGTGGACGCAGAAGGTGGAGCACCTGGCGTTTGTGCTGGATGGATCGTCGTCCATGCTGGAAGGGTACAACGGGGTGGAGAAATTCGCTCTGGCGCGCAGCGTGGTGGCCAATTTCAATCAGGGCATGCCGGACTTGAAGGTCCAGACGCTGGTGCGGTCCTTTGGTCACGATCCCGGTGTGTCGCCGGCCTCTACCATGGCGCTGTTCGGACCGGCCGATTATTCACGTGACGGGGTGGCTTCCGGTCTGAAGCGGGCGGCCAAGGCGGGCGGCCCGAGTCCCATGTACAAGGCCCTGCAGCAGGTGGGCGCCGATTTCAAGGGAGCTGAGGGCGATGTGGCGCTGGTGGTGGTGAGCGACGGCGAAGAGATGGGCGATGCGCCCCTGGCCGTGGC
This Desulfatitalea tepidiphila DNA region includes the following protein-coding sequences:
- a CDS encoding enoyl-CoA hydratase — translated: MTQEIITRQENGVFTIQMNRPEKKNAITQNMYTLMAEGFKRADQEDAVRVVVLCGTQGIFTSGNDIGDFMARASNPSDEVPSASADFFEAVISLRKPLIAAVQGFAIGIGTTMLLHCDMVFAGKSALFSTPFVNLGLCPEFGSSYVLPRLVGRQRASELFLLGERISSEKACELGIVNRVIADDTLMDEVMEIARRLARKSPAGLMATKQLIKGYTAQNVREAIQTDGAMFAKLMSGPQAREAFEAFAAKREPDFSKF
- the bioB gene encoding biotin synthase BioB; this translates as MINCKIADIAEKIISFDDWKTSHEQALALIPNTEETILDLIGCANKIRQRFKVQPVFRCGIVNAKSGRCAENCAFCAQSAHHRSAVDIYGLRSADELVDEGLRLAAAGATHYGIVTSGTALNESEIDTVCRVAERLRAGSGLHLCASLGLLSDSAARKLKAAGIDRYHHNLETARSYFDQICTTHSYDEMIATIRTARAAGLEVCSGGIFGMGESWPQRVELAFQLRELEVDSVPVNFLNPIPGTRMEGRSPLPPLEALACIALFRFIHPHRDITVCGGRELTLKDFQSWVFLAGANGLMVGNYLTTRGRGIETDLEMIAALGLTVS